In the genome of Candidatus Methylomirabilis sp., one region contains:
- a CDS encoding GTP-binding protein, translated as MGKAKFERTKEHMNIGTIGHIDHGKTTLTAAITKVLHAANA; from the coding sequence ATGGGCAAGGCAAAGTTCGAGCGGACGAAAGAGCACATGAACATCGGGACCATCGGGCACATCGACCACGGCAAGACCACGCTGACGGCGGCGATCACGAAGGTCCTGCACGCGGCGAACGCG